One Trichormus variabilis 0441 genomic window, GAGTATCAAGACTATTTAACGCCAATTTTTATAGTGCATATCTTCAAGATAATCCTAGAAAAAATAGAAATATACAAAATTGTTTACTACAAGTTTGTCAGGCAAATATAGACAATTATGCAAAAGAGCAAGTAGAAAAATATATTTATGGACATTTAGAAAGAAGAAAACAAGAACGAACTAATAATAAAATTAGAATTGGCTATCTATCATATTGTCTCAAAAGTCACTCTGTCGGCTGGCTAGCACGGTGGCTTTTTGAACATCATGATAGAAGTAAATTTGAAATTAATGCTTATTTTATAAATACAAATCCAGACCTTGATCCCTTACATGAATGGTATCTCAGCAAAGTAGATAAAGCATATAAATCAACAAATACCAGTGAACTTGCGGAACAAATTTATCAAGATGAAATTGATATTTTGATTGATTTAGATAGCATTACTCTTGATATCAGTTGTGAAGTTATAGGGATGAAACCTGCACCAGTTCAAGTAACTTGGTTGGGCTGGGATGCTTCGGGGAGTCCATCTGTAGATTATTTTATTGCAGATCCCTACGTCTTACCAGAGTCAGCACAAGAATATTATAAAGAAAAAATTTGGCGTTTACCTCAAAGCTATATAGCTGTAGATGGGTTTGAAGTTAGTGTACCTACAGTAACTCGTGAAGAATTAGACATTCCTCATGATGCAGTTGTTTATCTATGTGGACAAAGAGGCTTTAAGCGACATCCAGATATTACAAGACTGCAATTGAAAATTATTAAAGAAGTCCCCAACAGCTACTTTTTAATTAAAGGTATCTCTGATGAAGACTCGATCAAATTATTCTTTGACGGGTTAGCAGATGAAGAAGGCGTAGATACATCGAGACTGCGTTTTCTTCCCATTGTTATGTCAGAATCAATTCATCGGGCTAATTTAGACATTGCCGATATAGTTTTAGATACCTATCCCTACAATGGAGCTACAACCACTTTAGAAACATTGTGGATGTGTATTCCTATGGTGACGCGAGTAGGTGAGCAATTTGCAGCGCGTAACAGCTATACCATGATGATGAATGCTGGTATTACAGAAGGAATTGCTTGGACTGATGACGAATATATAGAGTGGGGTGTGCGTTTAGGTAAAGATGAAGCCTTAAGACAACAAATAGCTTGGAAGTTGAGACAGTCAAGAAAAACATCACCTCTATGGAATGGTAAGCAATTTACCCGCGAAATGGAGAAGGCTTTTACTCAAATGTGGGAAATATATACGAGTTCGTAGTGAGGACTTTAGTCCTCCCATCTAAGGGCTTTAGCCCTTACTACAAACATTACAAATCCCAGTCTTTGCCATAATCTCGCACTGGATATTTAACCCAGCAATCACGTAACCACTGTCTCCCGTAAACTTGTAAATACCAGTTAACACTACTTTCAAGCCAGTCATAAGGAGATGTTACTAAACCATGTTTGACTGGGTTGTAATGTATGTAGTTAAGGGTTGTATGGTAATGTCTTTCAGAGCGAATAGCGCGGTCGCTCCAAGAATACCAAATTTTCCGCTTGATTACATTATCTTCAAGATTCCATTGACGTGAAGTAACTCCATGTATCTGGCGAAACAAGTCACTTAAGACATCAAAATTTACAATCTGAACTAATAAATGATAATGATTTGGTAAAGTCACCCAAGCACAAATCGTTATGTTCGTAGTAAGTGCTTTAGCACTGTCTTCGCCATCTCCACCATCACCAAACCTATCAAATATCATATTTAGCAATTGCTGACGACGAGATTCAGAGTGCATATAACACTGATGTTCTTAACAAGCCGCACTCAACAAATACAGTTGTCTATCTTTTACTGGATGTGGTGGCGCTTGAGCAGGATAATCGAGACTCAGGCGGTGTTCAACTAGTTCAGCTTGTTGTTTTGGTGTAAGTTTGGGATATTCATACATATATTTAAGGCACTGAAATACTTACTACAAACTTGTTGTTAGTAGTGAGGACTTCAGTCCTCATCTTAGAATCAGCACTAAAGTGCTTACTACGAACTTAATTCAACAACTTGTTTATAAAATTCTTCCAAACCAGTAACACAAACTTGATCATCAAATAATTTGTCATGACGCTGACTAATGCGTTCTGAAATCTCCCGTCGCCAAGCAGGATTTTGCCCTAATTTAACAGCAATATCAATATATTCCCCTTCATTTTGAGCAATAGTATCTGTCACTCCCAACATTTTCAAAAAACTATCAGAGTGACGACCTCGCATAAATTCACCAGGACAAGTAACAATAGGAAGATTACAAGCGATCGCTTCTAAGGTAGTATTACCACCAGACCATGTAAACGTATCTAAATAAATATCTGAAAGTAAGTTAATCATTAGATAGTCTAGTCTTTCGGGAATATTCAAAAACACGCAGTAATCCTCAAATTTTAGCCCCAAATTACCAAAAGCTTTTTGTAGTCTTTCTTGAAGCAAAGTACCACGTAAAAATATAAATTTTGCTTGCGGTATACGAGACGCTATTTCTGCAAAAATAAAATCATATTGCGGTAAATATTTAAACGGAGCTTGGCAGCATAAATAGAGAATATCATCATCTGACAAGCCAAAATCAGCACGAGTTTTCAGAACTAGTGGGATGTATGGTTTAGGGTAAGAAACTCCAATATTAGGTAGGCGAATTAATTTTTCTGAATAATGTTCTTGGGCATTTTCAGCTTCCATTAAGTCACTAGATAAAAAGTAATCAATTGTAGATAAACCAGTTGTCACTGGATGTCCCCAAGCTACGCACTGTACAGGTGCGAGTCGCAAAGCACCCATAAGCAGATTTTGAGGATTCATTCCAATTTCAGGATAAACTAAAATATGTAATTTATCAGTAATTATCTGTTCACAAACAGCCGATAAATTATAAGGAATATGGTAGAAATAATCACTATATTCTCTAAATTTATCTGTTATTGCATCTGGTTCATTACCTGTGTAATAACAGTAAATTTCAAAATTGCTATGATTACAGTATTTTAACCAACCAGTTAACCACAGTGTTCCACTATAAGAATGCAGGTAATGGGAAGCATAACCAATCCGAATTTTTTGATGTGGTTCAAGTTTAGGCATGGATAAAGGGACTATCCATTGAGGAAAGTTAGCTGACATAATTTCATGGACTAACTTTCCATATTGACGTTGTAAATCTACATCATTTTGAGCTTGATAAGATAGATAAAAATTCGTCAATCTACTAATACCAGACAAAGCATTTTCTTTGTCTTCAATAGTTTGCAGACTGGTTTGTGCAATTAAATTCTGTAAACCTTGAGTATAGCGTTGACGATACAATAATATTTCTTCTGGATTATTATAAATAGTGGGAACAGTTAAATATTTGAGAATTTGAAAAGTATAATCATTCGGTAAATATTGGCAAGCTTTCTCTGCATACTCAATTGCTTCTTGAGTACGTCCATTGCGCCGCAAATCAATAATTAAGGTAAAGTACAGCCGAGCGTCTGTAGGGTAATTTTGGATTCCTTGCTCTAGAGTTTGAAAATATTGCTCTAGTAAATTTAAATTTCTGTAGCACTGGCTTAAATTCCAGTAAATATCTACACTACCTTGGTTTAATTCTATCAGTTTTTGAAATGGGGCGATCGCTTCTTGCCATCTGCCCTCACTGTATAATTTCTGACTTAGGTAAAAAAAAACTCTTCCTCGCATACTTGGCTAAAACTTGTTAACTCATAAGATGTGAGATTTTCTGCTTTTACTTGTTTCAGTGCTTCTTGATTTTCATGTTCTAGAGTAATTCTGCCGTGAATGCGAGGTAGTAAAGCTTCCCACTGAATATCAGACAAATTTGCCACCAAAGAAATTTCTATTCCATCAGTAATATCTAAGTCTTCTTCCATCAGAAGATTCATAGTCGCACTAGATAACAACAACTCAGCATCTTCAGTTAAAAAATTAGTAGTATCAATCAATAAAGTAGTTTTGTCGCTATCAGGATGAGTTGCCAGTGTCTTAATTATCTGCGTCAATTCTAAACCAATTAAATCTTCCGACTCTGACCAATCTGGGAAAATAATTAAATTAATTTCTCTTAAATTTAATGATAAAAGAGTTGTATTAATTAAAGTAGAACTGACAATTTCTGCCATTGTTGACCAAGAAAATTTTTGCGCTTGGGCTAAACCAGCAGTAATTAATGATTGACGTATAGCAGGTTTTTGTACTTCGCATAGTGCATTTGCTAGTTCATCTATATCATCATCCTTGACATAGATTGCGGCTTCTCCAGCTACTTCTGGAATTGAAGCATTAGGACAGGTAATCACAGGACAACCACAAGCCATTGCTTCAATTACAGGCATCCCAAAACCTTCATATTTAGAAGGATAAACTAAAGCCACAGCACCAGAGTAAGCTATTGCTAACTCTTCGTCACTCAGTTGTAAACTATGAACCACACTACCAAATGTGTAGTTTCTAAACTGAGCATCTAATCCACCTCCGCCACCTGTAACCACAATATCAAAACCATAGCTACTCACAAGTTCTGAAAAAGCTTGGAAGAATAAAATACTATTCTTATAGCCAGAACCAACCCCAGGTAATAAGAAGTAAGGCTTGGTAATGCCATACTTTGTCTTGAAAAGACTGATGTCATCCAATGTGGATGGCGCAAAGGTGCTACTAACACCGCAATAGGCTAGAATAACTGACTCTAAAGATATTTGATTAAAGCATTGTGTTAAATCAAATGCTGTATTTTTAGAAATAGCTATATAAGCAGATGCGTGTTCTATTGCTTGGTGTTTATCTTGCCACATGGGATTACTCACATCCCATTTCATGACTTCTGGAATCATGTCATAAGCCATGAATACAGAAGGTGTTGTGATTGGCGTTGTGTAGTAAGATGAAATAAATAAATCTACACCCTCTTGATCACATACTTGCTGTAATAGTTCTCGTTCATGATTGGTGTCTTTATAGTTATAACGAGGTAAATTTAAATACTTAATTCCAGATACTTTAGGCGCAGTTCCAGCCCGGTCAATGAATAAAATATGTTTAGCAAATTCTTTATTTGACCATTCTTCCAAAAGTGATTTCCAAACACGAGCAATCCCAGTTTGGTAAAGTTGAAAAAATATCCCATCAATGAGAATCATCGGTGATGGTTTACTGATTTTATTAATTTGCTGCTGTACTTCCTCTGGTTGTAAAAATCGCCAGCTTTTATCGTTCTCGTCTCTTTGAGCAATCGGAACTATTCCAGAGTGATTTACAGTATCTACCTGAGTTTCATCGTAAACCCAAGGAAAATATTCTCTTAATAAAATAGGAAATTTGCTGTTTTCTTGTAAATTACTCCATCGTTCAACAGCATTTTTATAACCATAGTATTTTTCTTTGAAGCTTAATTGTTCTGGTGTGACATAAGCAAAATGCTGGAATACTAAATTATATGCTTCTGTTTCTGGATGCAGAAAAGGATTAACAGTAGCTAAATTTTTATATTCACCATTGGCTAAGGGTTCTACTAACACAGGTGGCTCGTGTGCAGCCCAAATACATCCTGGTTTAAATCGCCAAGTTCTTAACCACTCTTGCTGAGGATTATGTGCGTAACAGTTACGAGTGCTAATAATTAAATTTTCGCCAACAAAGTACCAACACCAATAGAAAGCAGCTGTTTTATCTGGGTTACTAATGAACATTTCTCTAGCAGTACAAATCTGCTCTAAAGTCCATAGTTCATCAACATCCACTTGCCACAACAAACATTCTTCTTGAATATTTGTAAGTGGTGCATTTACCATATTTCGCTTTCCGTCCCAGAAAGTACCCTCTGGTTGGCGGTAAACTGTAATATTGTCTGGATAAAGTTGCAGTAGTTCATCTATATATTCTGTAGTGCCATCACAACTACGTCCATTTTTATGAAAGTCATTGCTAATATGTCCACCTAACTTAACACTCCAGCTAGTATCATGTTTTAAGTCGGCAACACCCTCAACAATATGCCAATGCCATTTAAAAGGTAGCTGTTTAAAAATGTCGATGTGATAACGGATAAAGGGTTCTCCGTTGAGAACAATAGTGAAAAAATGGATAGGTAATTCTATCTTATTATTGCGTCTAAAAATAGCATAGCCGTTACGTATTTCTTGGTTGTATTTAATGATTGAATAATTATGATCTTTTAATAATTTATGAAAGTTATTATGATTTTTAAATGTATTAATATCATCTAAAAGAATATATTTTGCTCCATAAACTTCATCTAATTCTGCACTACCTGTAAATTCTGAGCCGTCAATTAATACTAAATCAAAATAATCAATGTTATTCTCATTTTTAATTGTTTTAATTCCATTCTCAGAGTATCCACATTCTTTGACATATTCAATATCTTGATACAGCCAGTTAAGAACGCTTTCTAATGGATAAAGCTTAAGATTGTTAGTAGTGTTTTTATAAAAATCTATCACTTCCTGTTCATTAGGAAAGCTTTCGATAGGAACAGATGATGTGTTATATACTTTTACAAAATTTTCATTTTTATACCTATTTTTTAGCTCATTAAATCTTGTCTTCGATACTTCCATGCAAAACAAGATGGGATTATTCGTATTTTGTCGGATTCCTGTAACAAATGCCTCTGTACTTCCTTCTCCCGAAGATGAACCAATTTCTAAAATTGTTTTAATTTCTTCATTCTTAACAATATCCTGAATAGCTACATAAAATTCATCATTTTTGATTTCAGGAGGAATTAAATTATCTAAAGCAGAATTAGTATTTTTTTTATTCATAATATTTACTGGTTGTATGATTTTCTTTATATAATTTATTTAGGTTCTTTTTCTTTTTTCTTCATATCTTCCAAAATCACCTGATAATCTTGTCTATCAGGATGCAGTTTTACTAGCTTTTCCAAAACTGCTCTTGCACCTTTAAAATCTTTTAACTGTACGCGTACTAAAGACAGCTTCTCTAACGCTGTTTGATTATTCGGTTCACGCTGTAAAACTAATTCGTAACCTTTGGCTTGCTCTTGTAACGAAGACTCAGCAGATGTAGTTGGAGTTACTGGCGGTGGATTCTGTATAGCCCGTTGAATAGATGGAACAACTGCAAATGCGGTAGAACCAACAAAGGAAATAATTGAAACTATCGTAAAAATTCTTTTTTTACGTTCAATCTGCCTTTTTCGGATCTCAAGATAGTCTTCGCCTGACTTAGCCATGTTTGCATCCGGACTGTGGTAAATACTTAGTTACAGTAATCTCCTAAATAAGAGATTACCCATTACCTCACGGAAACTAACATCTCAACTAAAAAATTTTTATGCTTGTATTCGGCTTAAAGTAAAGATATGTTAATCGCCTATTAGCATTCTCAATCGAAAACGATTTACTACCTTTTAGCTCATGCACATAAAGAAAAAATGATAATACTTAAGTATTGAGCCAAACGAAATGCGGTTGTTTAAGTATCATATATTGCCATTGTCTTACGTAAGGACAAATATATCTAAAATATCTGCTTAATTTATAGATAGATATTAAATTTTATCAGGTTTTCCGATGTTCTGATTTTAGGCTCGATGCTTGCGTTATCCTGTATAGCGATCGCCACCTAACACCTGAAAATTTCTGGCATTGTGCTTGAAACAACTTCCATTAGCAATCGCGCTACATGGGCTTTCTGATAACTGCACAGATTCTAATGGGTACAGAAAACGCAGTTTGACCTTTTTTTAGTGTTTATAGCAATCTTTAAGAAGGCTAATGTTTTCGCCTGGCGTTCACCTAATGTTTGCTGGATGAAATCTCAGTACGGTGGTGTAATTACCGTACAAAACCGAATCATGGCACAACTTAATAGATTTTGTTATGGTATAGTAAGAGAGTTAAGACTAGCTTTGCCAATTACAACACTCTACGGATTGGTGACAATTGCAAAATGGAAAGCAGTTTTGATTAAGTATTTACCCAACAAAATTTTTAACTGAATCGAGAGTTATGACTCAGCAAGTACTTCACCCAATGGTGAAATTGCAGCGTAACGTGCAATCACTCGTTGAATCGAATATTATCAAGCCGACTGATAGCATTTGGAAGATTGCGCTGCTCTATGGTAATGACTGGCAGCACTGGAAACAGGAGCTACTAGATTTCGGATTTACAATGCAAGATCCAATTGGCGATTTACTCGCGGTTGAATCTTGGGATGAAGATTAGGGACTGGGGATTGGGGACTGGGGACTGGGGACTGGGAAAATTTCTACTTGATGTTTAGTTAGTGATTTCTACCTGCTCCTCAGTTTTTATACTCTATCCTTAATGCCCAATACTTAATGTTCAATCCCTGAACCTAGTTCCGAATTCTTCTTTGCCTTGTTGCTGGGAACGGATGAAGCGACAGTAACCGTTAAGACTTTTTTCGATTTGGTCTTTTAGTTGAGTTACCCAGTTTAGTTGGTCTGTGTTGCAATAACCCAAGCTCTCAGCAATAACGAAGGCGCTTTTAGTCTCGGCTAATGAGCCACGAGCAATATACATAAAGCGCAATCTATCTAGATAGTGATAGCGCCCGTAGCCTTCCGCTATGTTTAGCAAGATACTAGATGCTGCTCTACGTAACTGATCGCTCAAATTGTAACGCTCATGATCTGGCAAGCTATCTGCAAGTCTATAAGCAGCTTTCAGTAACCTAAGACTATCTTGATAGAAGTCTAAAGACTCAAAACCCCTATCCCCCATATCATCCCAATCAAAAGTCCTTCAATCAATTTTACGAAGGATTATCACTAAATGCCCAATCCCCAATCCCCAATCCCCAATCCCCAATCCCCAATCCCCAATCCCCAATCCCCAATCCCCAATCCCCAATCCCCTCACTTACAAGCAGCCAAAGCCGCAGCTAATTCCTTGGCAGACTGAAAGCGATCGCGTGGCAAAGGTTCAGTGGTACGCTCAATTACATCCCTTAATTTAGGGGTGACAGTGGGAATTTTGCTCACATCAAAGCGGAAACCCCGTCCTTTTTGGCGATAAAACTTGAAAGGATTTTCCCCTGTGAGGAGAAAGATGATTGTGGGGCCGATTGCATATAAATCAGATTGGGTTAAAGGTTGTCCCCTTTCTTGTTCTGGGGCGCAGTAACCCTCTGCACCGATGCGTGTGCCTGGAGTAGTACCAAT contains:
- a CDS encoding transposase; protein product: MHSESRRQQLLNMIFDRFGDGGDGEDSAKALTTNITICAWVTLPNHYHLLVQIVNFDVLSDLFRQIHGVTSRQWNLEDNVIKRKIWYSWSDRAIRSERHYHTTLNYIHYNPVKHGLVTSPYDWLESSVNWYLQVYGRQWLRDCWVKYPVRDYGKDWDL
- a CDS encoding glycosyltransferase family 4 protein, whose product is MNKKNTNSALDNLIPPEIKNDEFYVAIQDIVKNEEIKTILEIGSSSGEGSTEAFVTGIRQNTNNPILFCMEVSKTRFNELKNRYKNENFVKVYNTSSVPIESFPNEQEVIDFYKNTTNNLKLYPLESVLNWLYQDIEYVKECGYSENGIKTIKNENNIDYFDLVLIDGSEFTGSAELDEVYGAKYILLDDINTFKNHNNFHKLLKDHNYSIIKYNQEIRNGYAIFRRNNKIELPIHFFTIVLNGEPFIRYHIDIFKQLPFKWHWHIVEGVADLKHDTSWSVKLGGHISNDFHKNGRSCDGTTEYIDELLQLYPDNITVYRQPEGTFWDGKRNMVNAPLTNIQEECLLWQVDVDELWTLEQICTAREMFISNPDKTAAFYWCWYFVGENLIISTRNCYAHNPQQEWLRTWRFKPGCIWAAHEPPVLVEPLANGEYKNLATVNPFLHPETEAYNLVFQHFAYVTPEQLSFKEKYYGYKNAVERWSNLQENSKFPILLREYFPWVYDETQVDTVNHSGIVPIAQRDENDKSWRFLQPEEVQQQINKISKPSPMILIDGIFFQLYQTGIARVWKSLLEEWSNKEFAKHILFIDRAGTAPKVSGIKYLNLPRYNYKDTNHERELLQQVCDQEGVDLFISSYYTTPITTPSVFMAYDMIPEVMKWDVSNPMWQDKHQAIEHASAYIAISKNTAFDLTQCFNQISLESVILAYCGVSSTFAPSTLDDISLFKTKYGITKPYFLLPGVGSGYKNSILFFQAFSELVSSYGFDIVVTGGGGGLDAQFRNYTFGSVVHSLQLSDEELAIAYSGAVALVYPSKYEGFGMPVIEAMACGCPVITCPNASIPEVAGEAAIYVKDDDIDELANALCEVQKPAIRQSLITAGLAQAQKFSWSTMAEIVSSTLINTTLLSLNLREINLIIFPDWSESEDLIGLELTQIIKTLATHPDSDKTTLLIDTTNFLTEDAELLLSSATMNLLMEEDLDITDGIEISLVANLSDIQWEALLPRIHGRITLEHENQEALKQVKAENLTSYELTSFSQVCEEEFFFT
- a CDS encoding tetratricopeptide repeat protein, whose product is MAKSGEDYLEIRKRQIERKKRIFTIVSIISFVGSTAFAVVPSIQRAIQNPPPVTPTTSAESSLQEQAKGYELVLQREPNNQTALEKLSLVRVQLKDFKGARAVLEKLVKLHPDRQDYQVILEDMKKKEKEPK
- a CDS encoding DUF4327 family protein encodes the protein MTQQVLHPMVKLQRNVQSLVESNIIKPTDSIWKIALLYGNDWQHWKQELLDFGFTMQDPIGDLLAVESWDED
- a CDS encoding four helix bundle protein: MGDRGFESLDFYQDSLRLLKAAYRLADSLPDHERYNLSDQLRRAASSILLNIAEGYGRYHYLDRLRFMYIARGSLAETKSAFVIAESLGYCNTDQLNWVTQLKDQIEKSLNGYCRFIRSQQQGKEEFGTRFRD